The bacterium nucleotide sequence TCACGTGAGTGTCCTTCGCCACCCTTCACCCGCCGGATCGAACTGAAGAAGGCCGGGCCGACCGGTCGCGTGCCTTGTTCGTAGATCGCTTCCGCGGTCTTCGCCTGATAGATCTCGTGGTAGAACCCGACGCCTTTGCCGGTATGCTCGAGGAGCCAGCGCCACCACCGTGAATGCGGCTGTTTCCTGGCCCAGCGATCCAGGTCCTCGTACGAGCGCCAGTACTGCATGAGCACGGGTCCCTCCGG carries:
- a CDS encoding phenylacetaldoxime dehydratase family protein, with product MSDQPIDSAYIGALWEHPTLCVALFGVQFLTEEGQRLYEEAGIDQDMLATLEEARAAGLLLHRLLMSPEGPVLMQYWRSYEDLDRWARKQPHSRWWRWLLEHTGKGVGFYHEIYQAKTAEAIYEQGTRPVGPAFFSSIRRVKGGEGHSRERQRQFTETTERPT